Part of the Rhizobium sp. WYJ-E13 genome is shown below.
GGGCGGAGCCTATGGCGAGGGACTTGCTCCAGACGGTTCCGGCTATTCCTGCAATGTCGACATCGCGATTGCCGGCTTCGAGCGCGCCGTCGAGGATATGGATGCAGTCGTGCGCCATCTGCGCGAGCGGCCCGATGTGGATGAGAGCCGCCTTGTCATCGCCGGCGTCTCGCGCGGAGGCATCCTGTCGATCGCCTATGCGGGCATGCGCCCGGCGACCTTCCGGGGGGCCGTCAATTTCAACGGCGGCTGGCTCGGCCGAGGATGCGCCAACCACGAAATCGTCAACCCGCGCCTCTTCGAACGCGGAGCGCCGGCCGGGATTTCGACCCTCTGGCTGCACGGCACGCATGACCAGTATTATCGGATCGAACACTGCCGGGGAAATTTCGAAAGGTTCCGCGCGGCGGGCGGACAGGGCAAATTCATTGCGGCGACCGCAGGCCATGCCCTGATGTTCAAGCCGGCATTGTGGTCGAGCCATCTCGATCAATACATGGATAGTCTGTAACCACTGTTCTTAGGCCGCAAGCAGGGTCGTAACCCCTCCCTTTGTCGACGCGATGTGGGCCGCGGATCGTGACAACCAAAGAAGCAAAACGCGATACTCAGCAGCGATGGGGGAGCCGGGCCAGCACGGTGCTGATCCTGACCCGGTGATCGAGGTGAACTCCTCGTCGTAATCCTCTGCGATTTAAGGATTATCCTGAATCGCAGCCTTATTGCTGCTGCTGCGCCGGCGGCGGGGTGCCGATCTTTTCCAGAACCTTCTTCGCGAGAGCCGGGTCGCTCTGTGCGGCCGTCAGGATCGACGAGTATTCCTCGACAGAGATGTCCTTGGAGGCCTCGACGGTGTCGACCATCTGCTTCTTGGCTTCTTCCTGCAGCTTTTGTTTCGCAGCCTCGTCCTTCGTCGCGCCGATTTTGGCCGAATATTCCTTCCTGACCCTGTCGACCTGCAGATAGGCGACGGCAAAGGCCTCGATTTTCTGATCGCTGACGGGGGCGGCTGCACCATCGTCGCCGCTCTGCCCCTGCATCGGCGTCTGCCCCTGCATCGGCGCCTGGCCCTGCGCCGGCGGCTGCTGTTGCGCCTGGGCCATATCCTCGGCGGATGCCGGGCTGAAAGCAAGCAGGCAGAAGACCGCAGCGCTCATCGTTGCGACGGGTGTGTAACGAGTGATCATGGTCATTCCTTTTCACGTGCATGATTTGATCGGCAGCAGGACCGCCTCGGTCGATCGCTTAGCCGCTTGAGGCTGGCGAGGTCGCAACGATGGACCTTTAAGAGGGCACGGTGCGGCGGTGGCGGGGCAATTTGCTGACGATTGAGCGGCGGCTTTGTGACCTGGATCGCGATCGACGGTGCTTTCGTCCGTCATGCCTGCGTTCAACCTCTCATACCGTCTCATACTCCTTTTGGAGCAGAAATGGACGGAACGATAATTTTCCGTACGCGAAGATAAGGACAATTGCGTCCCATGGCTGTATTTAAATAGCCACGGTCAATTCCTGAACGAAGACGGAAGAGACCAGAATATTTTCACCTGCCAGCGCCGCGAAGAGACGGAGCAATTCCAGGTGAAACGGCGTTAATTCAAGAAGAAACAGAGAATACGAGGAGGACGGCCATGAACTGTCCGGGAAACATCCGTGTGTGTTCTGCATAGGCTTCGGCCTATTGTGGAGCCTCTTCGCCACACAACCCGCAGCCGCTAAAAGAATACTTATAACCGGCTGCACAGGCCTCCTCGATCTCTCAGCTGGGGGGAGGATTGAGGCGCTCGATGGCAAGGCCATGTGTGACGAAGCGAGGGGTTGCGCGCAAGTTCAGGCGCTTGAGTCGATGCGTAGGAGCCTGATGCTGACGCGCAACCCCATTCTATCGAAACTGGAGAATTCTGATGCGAGCTGCCCTCTCATGGGCAAACGGAGGCTAAGATGATTACGACCGAAGACCAGAACCACATCGAATTGAGAGAGACTGCGAACTGCAGAAGGGACGTCGAAATCGCAATGATGGGAATGCTCACCAATCTGCAGAAACATGGATGGTCAGCAGCGGAATTGGCGCTCGCGCTTGCCGATGCCTCGGAAGAGCTCGTGATGCTGATCGCCAGCAAGACGGTGAGATCGAACTAAAGCATGTCGCGCAAAAGTGTGTCGCGGTTTTGCGGCAACGACATGCGTAAAAACTGACGAAAGCGGCGAGTTCGTCGTATCGCGCTGCGATACGACGCCGCTGTTTGAGCCTGGCAGACACGTCTATCGCGCTGCGAAATCAACCCTTCATTATGAGCGCGCGCCCGATAGGTTTGGGAGGCTCGCTGCGTAAAACGATCGCAGTGTTGACCGAACCGTAGCGGGCAATGGCATCGACGATGCTTTCAAGCTCCGCCGGTGATGGCACGATGACTTTCAGGTGGAAGCAATCTTCTCCCGTCAGCCTGAAAACCTCGATGACCTCGGGCATTTCCGAAAACTGCTTCAGGCAGGTCTTGATATATTCGTGCGTGGTGCGCAGGCGGATGATCGCCATCATTCCGAGCCCGACCGAAGCAGGATCGATGACAGCCCTGTAGCCGCTGATGATGCCGCGTTCTTCAAGCCGCTTCAGCCGTTCTGAGGCCGCCGGCTGAGAGAGGCCGACCCTTCTTCCAAGTTCGGAAACGCTGATGCGCCCGTCGCCCTGCAAGGTTTCGATCATGGCAATGTCGGTCGGATCGAGTTCGGCACGACTATCGAAAGTTTTTGCCATCGACCTTGAATCCATCGGTTTACGGTGAACTTTTCCGATGAATGCCAATTTATCCTGTCGGAGTAAACGGTCATGTTGACGCCGTAACCACGAGAGGCGAAGCATGACCCAGATCATTCACCTGCCGGGCATCGGCAATTCCGGCGCGCTCCATTGGCAAAGCCGTTGGGAGAGCGCCGATCCCTCCATCCGCCGTTTCGACCCTGCGAGCTGGGACGAGCCGAATCTTTCCGACTGGATCGCGGCACTGGAGCAGGCCGTGCGTGCGGCGCGAACACCGCCCGTTCTGGTGGCCCACAGCCTCGCCTGCCTGCTCGTTGCCCATTGGCATGAGGTTTCCGATCTGCCGATCAAGGGGGCAATTCTGGTCGCCGTGCCGGATCCGGCGTCTCCGGCTTTTCCCGCGCAGGCGGCAAGCTTCGCAGAGGCACCCCGGACGCGCTTTCGATTTCCCTCTCTCATCGTGGCAAGTGCCGATGATCCCTATGGTTCGCTGCCCTATGCCGAGATGCGGGCAGAGCAATGGGGAAGCGCGTTGACGGTGATCGGTGCGGCAGGCCACATCAACGGCCAAAGCGAACTTGGCGATTGGCCGGAAGGCCTGGCGCTCGTGAGAAACTTCGCGGGCCGCCTGTAGCCCGCGTCGCTCGATTGACAATTTTTGAAAATTTGCCCTTCTTGTCGTGTCTCAATCTCAACTGAAAGAGACACCAATGCACAAATCCTTCTATGCTTCCCAAAGCGTCTACTCGGAACCTGGCCGCTATCGCGAAACCTTGATGCGCGGTGGCGTCGAGCCTCAGTCAATTGCCCGGTGGATCAGCTCGTTCATGCAGCATCCTCGCGGCGCCAAGTCCGAAGAACGAGGCTTCAAACCTGAACAGGCCGCCGATCTGGAGCTTCGTTCGGTGGCGGAGATTCTGGCTGTCGCCGTAAAACGCAATTTGCTTGACGGCGTTTCCGCACAGCACAAGGTCGGCGGCGTATGCCGGGATTTCGCGATACTGGCGGTTAGTCGATTTCGTGAGCGCGGCACCCCGGCTCGCCTCCGTGTCGGGTTTGCCGATTATCTGGCGCCTGGGCATTGGGAAGATCATTGGCTTTGCGAATGGCATGACGGCACGCGTTGGAAACGGCTCGATGTGGAGTTTGCAGCGATCGGGGGAGTTTCCTTCGATACGCTGGACGTGCCGCGCGAGCGGTTCCTGACGGCAACCGAGGCATGGTTTCGGATCAAGGACGAGCCGGAGATCGCCTCCCGATTTGGCGTGTCGAGCCTCGGCCTTAGCGGGGAGTGGTTCGTCGCGGGAAGCCTGCTTCGAGAAATGGCAGCCTTGCGTAAGCTGGAACTGAAACCGTGGGATTACTGGGGTCCATCAAAGGACCTCTCCCCAGTTTCACCCGAGTTGTCGCATCAGGCGCGGACAACGTTCGACCAACTCGCTTCACGGCTCAGGACCGTCAGTGTCGATGGGGAGGACGAGCCGGAGGCTTTAGCGGACTGGCCTTTACCAGAGGAGGTTATCAGCTTTCCACAAGGCGAGGCTGTAGCTGTCGTATTGCGCAGTTTATAATACTCGCCACGTTGCAGGTTTCGGGGGTTTCGCGACATCGGCAGCTATACGGGACGGAACTGCCGTTGATTGCGGTTCTCTGAACGTCGTTCGCGCAATCACCAAAATACGGCAATTGGCTGCGGCAGGTCTTGCTTATCCTCATCACGGCAGCAGCAGGAGGCTCCCCGCCGACCGGCCCGTCTCCATCACCTCATGCGCCTTCGCAACCTCCGCCAAGCCGTATTCGGCTGATATCTCGCAGACGATGCCCCTTTCCATCGCGGCGATGGCCGCTTCGGCCGCCTCGCGGTAGCGGCCGGTATCGGCGCACCAGGCCATGATGCTCGGATGCGAGAGCGATTTGCCCGGCCGAAGCTCTTCGACGGCAACGGGCGGGATGGGGCCGGCGGCCTGGCCGATGGTGACGGCGGTGCCGAAGGGGCGCACGGCGCGGATGCTCTTCAAGAGCATGTCGCCGCCGATACCGTCACAGGCGACATCGACGCCGTTTCCGCCCGTCAGCCGCTTCACTTCGGCGACGATATCGGCCCCTCGCCCGACGATCAGGTGATCGGCGCCATAGGATGTGGCAAGGGCCGCCTTCTGGGGCGAACTGACCGTGCCGATGACAGTGGCATCAAGCGACTTCGCCAGGCGCACGAGAATGCTGCCAAGCCCGCCGGCGGCCGCATGGATCAGCACGGTGCTGCCGTCGGCGACATGGGTGACCTTCTTCATGAGCATGTAGGCGGTCATGCCCTTGAGCAGCGAGCCTGCGGCCACTTTCACCGAGACCGCATCGGGAAGCGCAATCACCCTCTCGGCTGGCATGATCCTGGTGGAGGCATAGGCGCCGACCGGCGGGCCGGCATAGGCAACGCGGTCACCCGGCGAAAACGCCGTGACATCGGGGCCGACCTCTTCCACGACGCCCGCCGCCTCCACGCCGATGACGGCGGGATAGGAGGGCAGCGCGTAGAGCCCCTTGCGGTGATAGACATCGAGGAAATTGGTGCCGATGGCCTGATGACGGACCTTGATCTCGCCTGCAGCGGGGGATTGCGGCGGCTGATCCTGCAGCCGGAACTGGGTGATGTCGCCGGGGCCATTCAGCAGGACCATCTGGTCGGTCATCGTTCGATTTCCTTTGTGGGAGCTCCGTTACAGGAAGACAAACTAGCCGGTGGCCTTATGCGTGAAAATTCCCTATTGTCGCACAATGATTGGGAAGAAATTCACACATATAGACTGGGACGACATCAGGCATTTCCTGGCGCTGGCGCAGGCCGGAACCCTCCTCGGGGCGGCACGGCAGATCGGCGTCGAGCACGCGACGGTCAGCCGGCGCGTCAGCGCGCTCGAAAAGAACCTCGGCCGCAAGCTCGTCGACCGCCGCGGGCGGCGCATCGTCCTGACCGCCGATGGCGAAGAGGTCGCGAGGCACGCGGCCCTCGTCGCGCAGCAGACGGCTGTTATCGAGCAGCTTGGCCGCACGAGCGCCACCGACATGCGCGGCCATGTGCGGATCAGCGCCCCGCCGGCGCTGTCGAGCGTGCTTCTCGCAGAACCTGTCGTCGCCATCCGGCGGGCGCATCCAGGCATCGAGATCACGCTCGTGGGCGAAAAACGGCTCGCCTCGCTGAACCGCCGGGAGGCGGATATCGCGGTGCGGCTGTCGCGGCCGGAAGATGGCGACTATGCCATCACCAAAGTCGGGCAGATGGCCTTCCATCTCTATGCATCGAAGGCCTATCTCGAAACCGTGCCGGAGGCGCAATGGACCTTCATCGGCTATGACGAGGGCATGAACGCCTCGCCGCAGCAACTGCGCCTCTTCGAACGCGCCGCCGGCCGGCCGATCGCGATCCGCTCATCGGTTCTGGAGTTTCAGGCCGCCGCCGCAAGGCTCGGCGGCGGCGTCGTCATGCTGCCGGATTTCGCGGTGCCGGACGGCCTGCAGCGTATCGACGATGAAAATCCTCTGACGCGGGACGTGTGGCTGGTGGTCCACGCCGAGATCAGGGACGTGCCGGCTGTTCGGGTGGTGATGGAGGCGCTGAAGAGCGCCTTTTGAGACGAGCGTTCCAGTTGCTCATGCTTCCTCGCGAGCCGCGGCAAGGCGGACTGCCGCCACAGCTCCCGCCGCTGACGGTGGCACAGCCGAAAGCCGTGGGCTGCGGCGCAAATGCGCTTTCGTTATTTGTTTTCCTCCCAATATTTCTCCCAGAGATCGAGCCTGGGCTTGAGCGGATCGGCGCCAACCTCTGTGCCGTCATTGGTGAAGTCGATGATCTGATCGACGGTCGGATCATGGCGCGGCCATGTCGGTCGTGAGCCTCCATTCGGATTACCCGTCTTTGCAAATTCGACCCAATAGGCACTGGCCAATGCGGCCATAGCCCTGTCAGAGGGCGTAACCTTGTCTTTGACCAGTGCCGCTGGAATGTCGAACGTGTACGGAATTTCGAAGCCGTGCAGAGTGCCTTTCCATTTCGGATCGTTGCGCAAAGCCTCGGCGACATATGAGAAGCGATACCACCATGTCGGCTGCCCGGTGCGGGCCATCTCGTCGGCGAGATGGCGAGATGGTTCGACTAGCGTCTTATCGGCGAGAACCTGCTGCCTCAGTTCATCCAGCGTTTCGCTTCCGGTCGGATCGTAGAGGGTGCGGGCATCGGCTGCGTGGTCTGCGAATAGTCCGAAGAGATCGTCTTTCGTCGCCGCCTCGCCGATACCGAGATCACGATTGTTCGCGCCGACAATGACGGGGACCAGCGCCTGCCGCCCGGCCGCGAATGCGGCTTCCGGCGTTTCGGTCATGAATTTTCCGTCGATGATCGAACCCGAGACGCCGATCACGGGCTTCCCACTCGACATTCCAGCCAGCACCTCGGCAGCCGATGCACCTTCAATCAGCCTTTCGGCCGGCAGGGCGCGAAGCGCCTCGAGTGCTCTGGCGTCGTCGCCATCAATCCCGAGAGATGTCGCATAGTCCACAGCTTGTTCCTCTGCCTCTTTCAAGGCCGTCAACGGCAACACGTGGGAGCGGGCTGTGGGCACACCCGGAGACTGCAGGATAGCGCTTCGGAAAAGCCCCCGTGAAAGTGGCGATATCATATGTGCCATGACGGAGCCGCCGCCGGCCGATTCCCCGAAAATCGTCACCTTCCCGGCATCGCCCCCGAACGCGTCAATGTTCCGCTGTACCCATTGCAGGGCGGCAAGCTGATCCATGTAACCATAATTGCCGACGGGCTCGCCGGGTGTTTCCCTGACCAGCGCGGGATGGGCAAAAAAGCCCAGCCGCCCCATGCGGTAGTTCATGCTGACCACCACAACGCCCTGGGCCGCCAGCGCATCGCCTGGATATTGCAGCGTGTTTCCGTGTGCCAGAGCGCCCCCATAAATCCAGACCATCACCGGTAGCCGGGTTTTGGATCGCTCGGATGGCGTCCAGACGTTCAGGGCGAGACAATCTTCGGATTTCGGCAGGTCATCAGTCTGCATGCAGGACGGACCAAAATCGCGCGCGCTCCTGACACCTTTCCATTCTTGCGCCGGCCGGGGATTGCGCCATCTCAGCTGACCAAGGGGCGGTGCGGCATAAGGGATACCTTTGAAACTGGTAACCACGCCTGATGTTGCGCCCCTCAGCCTCCCGGTTTCGACCTTGACGATGTCGTCGGCCGGAGCTGGTCGAGGCGCGAGCGCGACCGGACAAATTGCCAATGCCAGGAAAAGGAGAAGCTTGCGACTGTGATCGACAAACATTGTATCCTCCACGCGCTGCGGGGCCAGACAGTAGCGAGGCAGGATACTCTCTTGCGGCTGGAGCGAAAGGGTCCGTTCGTCCGTGCCGGGATCAGGCATGTTCCCGCCGTGCGCGTGGTCATGGAGGCGCTGAAGGGCTGACGATCTCGGGGCCAATCCGGTCGGATACTCGATCAGCCGGCAGACTTCGCCGGGTCTTTGCCTGTCCAGTAGTGGGTGGATATGTTGCGGCCATTGTCGAGGAGACGCGCGGCGATCTCGGGATTCCCGCCCTCGAAAGTATCGGGATCGGCGCCGCATAACATCAGGAACAGTTTCTGATGCATCACGGCGGCAAAATAGTCATAGGCCGGCAGCATCTCCCGAGATCCGACAGCCTGCAGCTCTTCGCCGGCCCGGTTCCTGGCGTCCTCGATGGCCTTGCGCACCGTCGCAAACATGGCCTGTTCGGTTCGTCTCAGGATCTCGTTGACCTGCCGTTCGGCAGGGGTGAGGACGGGGCAGCTCTCATCCATGGGGCATATCTCTGCTTCGATCGGTTGATAGGTTTGCCCGGACACCAGTGTTGGGCGGTTTCCCGGCGGCGAAAACAATGCTTCCTAGCAATCTACGCTGCAAGAAGCGCCGTGGAAGAGGCTGGACCGATGAAACCGCCCCTGCCTTGTTTTTGCCACCACCCTGACATGCATTCTTTACAAAGATCGCCTACCATAGGTAAAGCCATGAAGGAAAGGCGATGGGAGGACAGGCGATGAATGAGATGACTGCATCGGAGATGCTGAGGGATCCGCTGATCCGCCAAGTGCTGCGCGCCGACAGGATCAGCCTTGCCTCCTTCGCCACGCTGCTCGATACCGCCAGCCGGCGGCAGGCGCGTGGCCACGAAACCGCTGGTCCGCAGCCTGCGGCTCCGCAGGCCCGGAGCGGCGAGGCTCTTTCCACCGTTTGACGTTCCCCTGCCCGACCAGGGCAACCTTCGGCTCGCCCTAGCCAGGCGGGCTTTTTTCGCCATGCCCTCCAGAGCCAGGCAGCCCGGTGGCGATCGAGGCGACATTGACCATATGCGTGACCGATGTCGGAAATGACTTAGGAATCTCTCGCACGCCAAGATTTACACGCCTAAGCAGAAAGAATACGACGTCCAATGGGAACGCGACTGTCTTCTTCAGTCGGATCGCATTGGGGGCAGAGTAAGCGTGGACATCAACATCACACAGGCTTCTCAGAGAACGTTGCAGCCGCGACTCTTTTGGCGGCGTGCAATCGCCTATCTGATCGACATGACGATTTTTGAAATAGTGCTTGGGGCGGTCATGCTCATCGTTCCATTGAACTTCGAGATACCCCTCTTTCAGAGCACGCAGTGTGAGGTAGTAAGTTCTGGTCCATTGGTGGAAAAAGTCGAGCGCGAATGGCCGCTGAAGTCAGCAGAGACGAGAGTAAACCAAATCTGCCTGACCCGCGAAATTTTGGGCGTGGAGAGGCGGTTCTTCCGGACGACGGTCATCACTGACAATGCCGACGGCGGTTCTGCTTCTTGGCGCTCGGTATCGGTGGCGCTGGATCAAAACGGTGACCCGGTCGAAGGGATAGGGGATATTCTGGGACCGCTGGTCGGCGTTTTCCTTGTATCGCTTGCTTTTTCTTCCTTGAGTTCGAACGGTCGAAGAACGCTAGGCAAAAAGATCCTGGCGATACGGGTGGTCACTGTCGAGGGTACCCCACCGCATTTTCGCAGATCTTTGAAAAGAGAACTCTTGAAGTTTTCACCGTGGATCGCCTTTGTGGGCGTTGACTCAATCGTTGCCGCATCTACCTCGCAAAGCTTTGATACGATGATCCGTTCTGTACCCGACGGCGACGCAACTATCACTATTCAAATAGTGGTGGCTGTAGTCCTGAGCGTGCTCGCGCTGGTGTGGTGGCTCATGCCGCTCATCAGATGGCGAGGCCAGATGTTCTATGATCAACTAACCGGCTGCGCGGTACGCCGTACCTGAGACAAAGTGCGGTCCTGCCCGGACCGGCGAGGCTCTTTCAACCGTTTGATATCCCCTGCTCGACCAGGGCAGAAACCTTCGGTTCGCCCTAGCCAGGCGGGCTTTTTTCAAGCCACCCGCTGGCTCCCGCGCAGCCGGGGCGATGGCTGAAGCGCAAGGATATTCGGACATCGCCTGTCGGATTCCCGCCCGGCCGCTCGTCTTCCAAACGTACAGATCATGGAGAACGATGATGACGATCACCATTACCGCCTTCGAACGCTCGCCCGATCGCGGCAGGGGTCTTGCGCGCGACATGCGCGTTCGCTGGGCGCTCGAAGAAGTCGGCCAGCCCTATGAGGTCCGCCTCGTCTCGTTCAAGGCGATGAGAGAGCCCGCCCATCTGGCGCTTCAGCCTTTCGGGCAGATCCCGACCTATGAGGACGGCGCTCTCGCCCTCTTCGAATCCGGCGCGATCATCCTGCACATCGCCGAGCGCCATCCGGGCCTGCTGCCCGACGATGAAAACGCCCGCGCCCGCGCCATCGCCTGGATCTTCGCCGCCGTCTCGACGATGGAACCCGTCATCGTCGAGCGCGAAACCGCCAGATTCCAGGAGGGCAAGGAGCCCTGGTACGAGGAGCGCCTGGCCTACGTCCACGAGCGCATCCGCAAACGGCTCGGCGAACTCTCAACCCGGCTCGGCGCTGCCGACTGGCTGGACGGCGATTTCAGCGCCGGCGACCTGCAGATGATCTCGGTGCTCTTGAGGCTGGAGGGATCGCCCCTGCTGGATGAATATCCAAACCTCTGCGCCTATATCGCGCGCGGGCAGTCGCGCCCTGCATATAAGCGTGCTTTCGAGGCGCAGAAGGCGGTGTTCCTGGCCATATCGGCTGGCGGGCAATAGTCCTGATAGGGCCAGTGGGCGGCAAAAGGCATGGCCGTTTTGCGTTATGAGCCGCTCGCGTTGCGATATCCGCGAGCGCGGCGCCCTAAAAGAAGAATCGCCCCTCGGCTTCATAGCCTTCTGGTTTTGGATCAGGAATGGCATGAAGCTTTTCCTTCATGTCAGCCCGAAGATAGGTGTCGAATACATAGCGTCTTCCGCGCCCCATAAGGTGCCTGCCCGTTTTCCGCTCGAGCCAGGCGCTGGCGGTCGCGCCGACGAATCTCCGGTACTGGACTCTGTTGGCTAACGGCTTGCTGAGACAGAATGTCTCGCGTTGGTTCCCTGAGGCTTCGGCCTGAGGGTGTTTCGAATGGTCATAGTTCCACCAGACCGAAACACGCAACTCGCCGTAGCTGATGCTCTCCCAGAGCACCACGGACGGATATCCGGCAATACCGGCAAACAGGTGACAATCCTCGTCGGTTGGACCGTTATCGGGCGGGGCAGCAAGGGATATTCCGCCCTGCTTGATCGCCTCGTTCATTCCCAAGACCAGCAATTTCCGGTAGCTGTCCATGAGCCTCTCTCCTGATTAACTGGCAATACCAGTGCATAATTTTGGTTGAGGTGGTGGCAAACGAACGGCCGATCTGGAGGCGCAAAACCGTTCTGAAAGATCAAAAATATGCTGAATCTAAAATCGGGCGGCGCATCCGGCGGATCAACCGGCGTGGCTTTGAAGCAGCCAGCGTGAGCAAACCAAACCTGCCGCCTGCCATCTGCAGGGACAACACCTTCGTCCGCCAAGCGTAAGAACTACCCGAGTGGATCTGGGAGCAGCGAGCCGACAAATCAATATTTTCACTGGTTCAGTCAAAGCGCGTGTGTCAGTGTTTTGCAACCGACAAGGCGCGTCTGGCGGTGAAGGTGGCACATGTCGACAATCGAGGTCCCGGGACTGCTGTCGTTCACCATAGCGATCCTCGTGTTCTTCGCCGGCGCGAATCTCAATCGGCTCATCCCTGCCCTCACCCGCTGGAGCATCCCGGAGGCGGTCACGGGCGGGCTCCTGGCAGCCTTCGTGACGCTCGTCGCCTATGAGTTCTTCGACATCGAGATCAGCTTCGCGCTTGGCGCACGCGACATGCTGCTGCTTTACTTTTTTACCGGCGTCGGCCTGAACGCGCGGGTCTCCGATCTCCTTGCCGGCGGCAAGCCGTTTCTCATCCTGCTGGCCCTCACGCTTGCGTTTCTCGTGATCCAGAACCTCATCTCCATGGGAGCCGGCGCGATGCTCGGTCTTCCGCCGGGCATGGCGATCCTTCTCGGCTCGACCTCGCTGATCGGCGGACACGGCACGACGATTGCCTGGGCTCCGATCGTGTCGAGCCGTTTCGGTCTCACCAATGCTCTCGAAATCGGCATAGCCAGCGCAACGTTCGGCCTGGTCATCGCCAGCCTCATCGGCGGGCCGATCGCACAATATCTGATTACCCGGAATGGCCTGAGCGGCCCCAAGGACGAAGAGTTGACGATCGGCGTGCCGCGGGATGCCGTTGCCGGCCAGGAAGACGATGTCAGTTACATCAGCCTGTTGCGCACGTTGCTGGTCACCAATATTGCAATCATCATCGGCTACGCCCTGCACGAGATCATCCTGGAAGCCGGCATCAATCTGCCGCTCTTCGTCGTCTGTCTGCTGGTCGCCATCGCGATGACGAACAGCATTCCGATCCTGGCGCCGCGCCTGCCCTGGCCGACGCACACCCGCGGTCTGGCGCTCATATCCGATCTCTCGCTGAACGTGTTCCTGGCGATGTCCTTGATGAGCATGCAGTTGTGGGGCCTGAGCGGGCTCGGCCTTTCGCTGGCGATCGTGCTGGCGGTGCAGACGCTTGCTGCCGTCGTCTACATCATCTTCGTCGTGTTTCCGGCCATGGGGCGCAACTACAATGCGGCGGTCATTTCCGCCGGCTTTAGCGGGATTTCGCTCGGCGCTACTCCCACGGCAATCGCCAACATGACGGCGGTCACCAAAATCCACGGAGCAGCGACCGTCGCATTCATCATCCTGCCGCTTGTCTCCGCATTCTTCATCGATCTTGCAAACGCAGCCGTGCTTGGGTTCCTTGTCCGGTGATTGGTCCTGCGCGCTTTGTGCCGTGATGTGAGGAGATCGCAACGGCGGGCTATGCGTAGAACAAAGCTCATCTTGAGCGGGGCCAGCGATGTTGCCGCTGGCACCTTATGATGGCCTGTTGATCAATGCGGGTAGCGACTGGCTGGCAGGATCGACTCGACACGAGACCGGTCGGCGGCCATCGACCAGATTTCCTCGGCAAGTACGTCGGGATCGATTGTCGTCAAGCGCGGATCATCGAGCGGCATGCCACTTGCCGCCGCGACTCGAAGGCCGGTGGAGTTGTCGATCATGGCACCGATGTGGAGCATCCCGGCGAACACGCCGCGCGCCTTGATCTCTTCGTGGAGGCCGAGGATGTAATTGCGCGTGGCGGCAAAGGCCGGGCCTGGGCCGCTCAATCCGGGCATTGGCGTTACCGCCGAAAGACCGTCCGCGACGATGATCGCCCCATTGCCGCGAGCAAGCATACCCGGCAATACCGCACGGACGACTTCGATTGGAGCCAAGGTCAGGATATTGACGAGTTCCTTGAGCAAGGCGGTCGTCAGATCGACAGCCGGAAGCATACGAAAGCTGCCGACAGGCGCGAAAACGGCGGTGTGAATTGGACCCGACTTACCCTCGATCTTTTCCACCAGAGCCGCGATTGCGTCGATCTCATCGAGATCGCCGGGAAAGGCAGTTGCGTCTATGCCCTGCGCCGACAGCTCGGACACCCTCTGGTCAAGAGACTGCGCGTTGCGGGCGACGAGGGCGACGCGGAATCCGGCCTTTCCATAGCGCCTTGCGACGGAAGCACCCAACCCTG
Proteins encoded:
- a CDS encoding S9 family peptidase, which codes for MAASLTRLEKYFIPSREPNARLEIVAARPRHEGPYPTIVFNHGSTGRGHNRSFYTRTASPAVVANHFVERGWMILFPQRRGRGKSGGAYGEGLAPDGSGYSCNVDIAIAGFERAVEDMDAVVRHLRERPDVDESRLVIAGVSRGGILSIAYAGMRPATFRGAVNFNGGWLGRGCANHEIVNPRLFERGAPAGISTLWLHGTHDQYYRIEHCRGNFERFRAAGGQGKFIAATAGHALMFKPALWSSHLDQYMDSL
- a CDS encoding DUF4168 domain-containing protein, which produces MTMITRYTPVATMSAAVFCLLAFSPASAEDMAQAQQQPPAQGQAPMQGQTPMQGQSGDDGAAAPVSDQKIEAFAVAYLQVDRVRKEYSAKIGATKDEAAKQKLQEEAKKQMVDTVEASKDISVEEYSSILTAAQSDPALAKKVLEKIGTPPPAQQQQ
- a CDS encoding Lrp/AsnC family transcriptional regulator, which translates into the protein MAKTFDSRAELDPTDIAMIETLQGDGRISVSELGRRVGLSQPAASERLKRLEERGIISGYRAVIDPASVGLGMMAIIRLRTTHEYIKTCLKQFSEMPEVIEVFRLTGEDCFHLKVIVPSPAELESIVDAIARYGSVNTAIVLRSEPPKPIGRALIMKG
- a CDS encoding alpha/beta hydrolase, with the translated sequence MTQIIHLPGIGNSGALHWQSRWESADPSIRRFDPASWDEPNLSDWIAALEQAVRAARTPPVLVAHSLACLLVAHWHEVSDLPIKGAILVAVPDPASPAFPAQAASFAEAPRTRFRFPSLIVASADDPYGSLPYAEMRAEQWGSALTVIGAAGHINGQSELGDWPEGLALVRNFAGRL
- a CDS encoding transglutaminase-like domain-containing protein; translated protein: MHKSFYASQSVYSEPGRYRETLMRGGVEPQSIARWISSFMQHPRGAKSEERGFKPEQAADLELRSVAEILAVAVKRNLLDGVSAQHKVGGVCRDFAILAVSRFRERGTPARLRVGFADYLAPGHWEDHWLCEWHDGTRWKRLDVEFAAIGGVSFDTLDVPRERFLTATEAWFRIKDEPEIASRFGVSSLGLSGEWFVAGSLLREMAALRKLELKPWDYWGPSKDLSPVSPELSHQARTTFDQLASRLRTVSVDGEDEPEALADWPLPEEVISFPQGEAVAVVLRSL
- a CDS encoding quinone oxidoreductase; this translates as MTDQMVLLNGPGDITQFRLQDQPPQSPAAGEIKVRHQAIGTNFLDVYHRKGLYALPSYPAVIGVEAAGVVEEVGPDVTAFSPGDRVAYAGPPVGAYASTRIMPAERVIALPDAVSVKVAAGSLLKGMTAYMLMKKVTHVADGSTVLIHAAAGGLGSILVRLAKSLDATVIGTVSSPQKAALATSYGADHLIVGRGADIVAEVKRLTGGNGVDVACDGIGGDMLLKSIRAVRPFGTAVTIGQAAGPIPPVAVEELRPGKSLSHPSIMAWCADTGRYREAAEAAIAAMERGIVCEISAEYGLAEVAKAHEVMETGRSAGSLLLLP
- a CDS encoding LysR family transcriptional regulator encodes the protein MIGKKFTHIDWDDIRHFLALAQAGTLLGAARQIGVEHATVSRRVSALEKNLGRKLVDRRGRRIVLTADGEEVARHAALVAQQTAVIEQLGRTSATDMRGHVRISAPPALSSVLLAEPVVAIRRAHPGIEITLVGEKRLASLNRREADIAVRLSRPEDGDYAITKVGQMAFHLYASKAYLETVPEAQWTFIGYDEGMNASPQQLRLFERAAGRPIAIRSSVLEFQAAAARLGGGVVMLPDFAVPDGLQRIDDENPLTRDVWLVVHAEIRDVPAVRVVMEALKSAF